In Paroedura picta isolate Pp20150507F chromosome 6, Ppicta_v3.0, whole genome shotgun sequence, one genomic interval encodes:
- the SMCO4 gene encoding single-pass membrane and coiled-coil domain-containing protein 4 isoform X2 → MRQLKGKPKKETSKDKKERKQAMQEARQQVTTVVLPTLAVVVLLIVVFVYVATRPNTTE, encoded by the coding sequence ATGAGACAGCTGAAAGGGAAACCCAAGAAAGAGACCTCCAAAgataagaaagagagaaagcaggCGATGCAAGAAGCGCGTCAGCAAGTGACGACCGTGGTGCTCCCGACTCTGGCCGTGGTCGTGCTCTTGATCGTGGTGTTCGTTTACGTGGCGACCCGCCCAAACACTACCGAATGA